In Aythya fuligula isolate bAytFul2 chromosome 14, bAytFul2.pri, whole genome shotgun sequence, the following proteins share a genomic window:
- the FNDC9 gene encoding fibronectin type III domain-containing protein 9 — protein sequence MNIEVHNITYTSATVSWATNNPCPENYYHVMYRPNWNSVFAGYLRQNFHREERVPHSLSSLVLHRLTPSTIYVLCITCKNSYPSSNHCTTFHTLDQPPLLFGGSKHEPTTSMWMVSSLLLLCFIALLAYGCLQFWSARCRGASRLKEPDGSSEEVGEGSSSLDGPSSDGLKEELLEVPMTTVLMRSSSFMRESPYSSPRCFFPYKNSDDRRAILPQHGLQ from the coding sequence ATGAACATCGAAGTGCACAACATCACTTACACCAGTGCCACGGTCTCCTGGGCCACAAACAACCCTTGTCCGGAGAATTACTACCACGTCATGTACCGCCCCAACTGGAACAGCGTCTTCGCTGGCTACTTACGCCAAAACTTCCACCGTGAGGAGCGAGTTCCCCACTCCCTCAGCTCCCTCGTCCTCCACCGACTCACGCCCTCTACCATCTACGTCCTCTGCATCACGTGCAAGAACTCCTACCCCTCCAGCAACCACTGCACCACGTTCCACACGCTGGACCAACCCCCCCTGCTTTTCGGGGGCTCGAAGCACGAGCCCACCACCTCCATGTGGATGgtgagcagcctgctgctgctctgcttcataGCTCTCCTGGCCTACGGCTGCCTGCAGTTCTGGTCGGCACGGTGCCGCGGGGCGTCCAGGCTGAAGGAGCCTGATGGCAGCTCAGAAGAAgtgggagaaggcagcagctcGCTGGATGGTCCCTCGAGTGACGGGCTGAAAGAGGAGCTTCTGGAAGTGCCCATGACCACCGTGCTAATGAGGAGCTCCAGTTTCATGAGGGAGAGCCCATATAGTTCCCCCCGCTGCTTCTTCCCCTATAAGAACAGTGATGACAGGAGGGCCATCTTGCCACAGCATGGCCTTCAGTGA